In Parasteatoda tepidariorum isolate YZ-2023 chromosome 2, CAS_Ptep_4.0, whole genome shotgun sequence, one DNA window encodes the following:
- the LOC107439078 gene encoding uncharacterized protein, whose protein sequence is MEVLKQVRTQHCRLFTQSCNDFAKIETEMNDEEKLSKLRIISEKGKQLLVSEENVRTELFSEVRDEKEIDNEIDDSESYIDKIRVFDIKLENLLYSISEKHNMSVTSHLVVDSTNLQYPKIKLPVFDGNLKNWFRSPADELSKSFPPSGESYKTTINQLKTRYGKDELLIQVYGRELLALVLQKQSKSEKSLRKLYDQLESKLQSLEVLGVTREKYAAMLFPLVESSIPEETLKTWERYRTINKRSIIHVVPNVEGAEPTTKTDLDTLLEFLEREVEAEERVNMASQSFVRSTDDGEKRRIPTNGRFQLKQKFGKSAQVPSTSELLTSPHDKRKCLFCENQHNSWNCEYAKNWSLNDRETAVARSRCCFLCLRLGRRVINCRQKPCFNCGKKHNILLCREVAASNEVQNPESKATTLVLLIRNGDKDKLVRAIIDTGSERTYITRDVVKYLGIEKCGEIKLVHKLFGSVSSGEKCHSQYKLTLASTDNKFNCKVLCLDQPMISDYVKRIPNGPWLKELNEYGICVNDTEYSSLGVSNDVKLLLGADVAGKLFTGNVKCLIEGPVAVESHLG, encoded by the exons ATGGAAGTATTGAAGCAAGTGAGAACACAGCATTGTAGATTGTTTACTCAGTCATGCaatgattttgcaaaaattgagaCTGAAATGAACGATGAAGAGAAATTGTCGAAATTAAGAATCATATCAGAAAAAGGTAAGCAATTACTTGTATCTGAAGAAAATGTAAGAACTGAGTTGTTTTCGGAAGTTCgagatgaaaaagaaattgataacgAAATAGATGATTCCGAAtcttatattgataaaattagagtttttgatattaaattggaaaatttactttattccaTTTCTGAAAAACATAATATGTCCGTTACTAGCCATTTAGTTGTTGATTCGACAAATTTGCAGTATCCAAAGATTAAGCTTCCAGTCTTTGatggaaatttgaaaaactggTTCA GATCACCTGCTGATGAACTTTCAAAGAGTTTTCCTCCGAGTGGAGAGAGttataaaacaacaattaatcAACTTAAAACTCGGTATGGAAAAGATGAATTGTTGATTCAAGTGTATGGGAGAGAGTTATTAGCTTTAGTATTACAGAAGCAAAGCAAATCTGAGAAATCTCTGCGGAAACTTTATGATCAACTGGAGTCAAAACTTCAATCACTAGAAGTGTTAGGAGTAACAAGAGAAAAATATGCTGCAATGTTATTTCCTCTAGTCGAGTCGTCTATTCCAGAGGAAACGCTCAAGACGTGGGAAAGATATCGGACTATAAACAAACGGTCGATTATTCATGTTGTTCCAAACGTTGAAGGAGCTGAACCAACTACCAAGACTGATTTGGATACTTTGCTAGAGTTCTTAGAGAGAGAAGTAGAGGCTGAAGAGAGAGTGAACATGGCATCTCAATCCTTCGTGAGAAGTACAGATGATGGTGAGAAACGAAGAATTCCTACGAATGGTAGATTCcagttgaaacaaaaatttggtaaatctgCACAAGTACCTTCCACTTCTGAATTGCTTACTTCACCACATGATAAGAGAAAGTGCCTTTTTTGTGAAAACCAGCACAATTCTTGGAATTGtgaatatgcaaaaaattggAGTTTAAATGATAGAGAAACTGCTGTTGCAAGATCACGTTGTTGTTTCTTATGCTTACGACTAGGCCGCAGAGTAATAAATTGCAGACAGAAACCATGCTTTAATTGTGGTAAAAAGCACAACATACTTCTTTGTAGAGAAGTTGCGGCCAGTAATGAAGTTCAAAACCCAGAGAGTAAAGCAACC ACTCTAGTCCTGCTCATAAGAAATGGAGATAAAGACAAACTTGTGAGAGCTATTATTGATACAGGCTCTGAGAGAACATATATTACGAGAGACGTAGTCAAATATTTGGGTATAGAGAAATGCGGAGAAATTAAGTTAGTACACAAATTGTTTGGAAGTGTATCATCAGGTGAAAAGTGTCATTCTCAATACAAACTTACTTTAGCGAGTActgataacaaatttaattgcaaagtaCTTTGTTTAGATCAACCAATGATTTCTGATTATGTCAAACGCATCCCTAATGGTCCATGGCTGAAAGAGTTGAATGAATATGGAATTTGTGTGAATGATACTGAGTACAGTTCTCTAGGAGTATCTAATGACGTCAAATTATTACTTGGAGCTGATGTGGCCGGCAAGCTTTTCACTGGCAATGTAAAATGTTTGATTGAAGGTCCTGTTGCCGTTGAGTCACATCTAGGGTAG